Part of the Verrucomicrobiia bacterium genome is shown below.
GATTAACGAATGCCAACAATCAATCAGCTTGTTCGAAAGGGTCGCCGCCAGTTGAAGGCGAAGTCCAAAGCGCCGGCGCTTGGCAAATGTCCACAACGTCGTGGGGTTTGCTTGCAGGTGATGACGCGAACGCCGAAGAAACCGAATTCGGCCCTGCGCAAAGTTGCCAAGGTGCGCCTGACCAACGGCATCGAGGTGATCGCGTACATCCCCGATGAGGGACATAATCTGCAGGAGCACTCGATAGTGCTCGTGCGCGGTGGACGTGTAAAGGATTTGCCGGGTGTTCGTTACCATATCGTCCGCGGGACACTGGACGCGATGGGGGTGGAGAAGCGACGCCGCAGCCGCAGCAAGTATGGTGTCAAACGTCCGAAGGACAGCGGCGCGAAGAAGGACACGGGCGCGAAAGCCGCCTGAGGATTTGAGATAATTCAAGTATGCGCAGACGAAGAGCAGAGCGACGACCGAGAATTAAGGACGTGCGGTTCAACAGCGAAACCGTCACACGACTGATCACCTGCATCATGCAGAGTGGAAAGAAGTCGGTGGCGGAGCGTATTGTGTATGGCGCATTCGACCGCATCGCGGAAAAGGCGAAGGAAAAGAGTCCGCTGGACGTGTTGCAGACGGCGCTGGAGAACGTAAAGCCGAGGTTGGAGGTCAAGTCCCGGCGCGTCGGTGGAGCGAACTACCAGGTGCCGGTCGAGGTTTCGTCCGATCGTCAGGAAGCGCTGGCGATGCGATGGATGATCCAATACGCCAGTGCGCGCAAGGGCACGGCAATGATGGATGCCCTGGCTGCCGAGATTCTGGATGCGTCAAACAATACGGGCGCATCCGTCAAGAAGCGTGAGGACACGCACAAGATGGCACAGGCCAATCGTGCGTTTGCGCATTACCGCTGGTAGTCCGAAGGTGAATTCACCCGTCTGGACGAGCCACGGTTATGCTTTCGTGAAATTTGGTGAAACAACAAACAGTAGCACTTAGAAAATGCAGGCCGTGTTAGAACAACCGAAACAGCCGGGCCCGGAACAGTCGAGATCGTCCACGGACAGACTGGTGCCGTTGGAGCGCACCCGAAACATTGGGATTTGCGCGCACATCGACGCCGGTAAGACCACGACCACCGAGCGGATACTTTTCTACACAGGGAAGGTCTACAAGGTCGGCGAGGTCCACGAGGGCACAACGACCATGGACTGGATGGAGCAGGAGCGCGAGCGTGGCATCACGATCACGAGCGCCGCGACGACCTGCTTTTGGCGCGAGCATCGCGTCAATATCATTGATACGCCCGGGCATGTGGACTTCACCGTCGAGGTTGAACGCAGCCTGCGTGTACTTGACGGTGCCTGCGCTGTTTTCTGCGCGGTCGGGGGTGTGGAGCCCCAGTCCGAAACAGTTTGGCGACAAGCCAACAAGTACAAGGTTCCGCGCGTCGCCTTTGTCAATAAAATGGACCGTACCGGCGCGGACTTCGAAGCGGCCGTGGCGCAGATGCGCGAGCGTCTCGCAGCCAATGCCGTGCCGATCCAAATTCCGATTGGCAAGGAAGCGGACTTCAAAGGTGTCGTCGATATCGTCAAGATGAAGGCCGTCCTTTGGTCGGGTGAGGAACTCGGGGCAGAATTTGAGGTAGTCGATATTCCTGCCGATTTGAAAGTGGCTGCCGACGCGGCGCATGTGAAGCTCGTCGAAGCGGTTGCCGAGAAGGATGAGGAGTTGATGCACCTCTACCTCGAAGGCAAAGAGATCAATCAGGAACAACTGCAAGCCGGTATTCGACGGCTTACGATCAAGAACGAACTGGTGCCTGTGATTTGTGGCGCGGCGTTTAAGAACAAGGGTGTGCAGCCGTTGCTCGATGCGGTTGTCGATTACCTTCCGTCTCCGCTCGATATTCCGGAGATTGTTGGAACGAACCCGGATAGCAAACAGCCTGAGACTCGTTCGGCAAATGATAATGGCGCGTTCTGCGCGCTGGCCTTTAAGATTTGGACTGATCCGTACGCGGGCCGACTGATTTTCTTCCGGGTTTATTCGGGC
Proteins encoded:
- the rpsL gene encoding 30S ribosomal protein S12; the encoded protein is MPTINQLVRKGRRQLKAKSKAPALGKCPQRRGVCLQVMTRTPKKPNSALRKVAKVRLTNGIEVIAYIPDEGHNLQEHSIVLVRGGRVKDLPGVRYHIVRGTLDAMGVEKRRRSRSKYGVKRPKDSGAKKDTGAKAA
- the rpsG gene encoding 30S ribosomal protein S7, which codes for MRRRRAERRPRIKDVRFNSETVTRLITCIMQSGKKSVAERIVYGAFDRIAEKAKEKSPLDVLQTALENVKPRLEVKSRRVGGANYQVPVEVSSDRQEALAMRWMIQYASARKGTAMMDALAAEILDASNNTGASVKKREDTHKMAQANRAFAHYRW